The following proteins are encoded in a genomic region of Roseinatronobacter sp. S2:
- a CDS encoding HAD-IC family P-type ATPase, with the protein MTRAQENTNMRDHSTPWATPAEDVLTQLDSQPDGLDADQIRQKLETHGPNRLPDAPRPGPLMRLARQFNNLLILVLVGAALITAALGHWIDTGVIMAVVTINAVIGFVQEGRAEAALDALRDMLAPKANVIRAGKRQAISGADLVPGDIVLLEAGDKVPADLRLLDVAGLSVEEAILTGESVPVRKSVTPVDAAADLGDRKTMAFSGTMVAEGTGTGVVTATADGTEIGRISTMMSQVQTLKTPLIRQMEVFAKYLTGFVMALSAGILAFTLAFRDMPFAEAFMVVVGLFVAAIPEGLPAVLTVTLAIGVQTMARRNAIIRRLPIIETLGAVSTICSDKTGTLTRNEMMVASVVTATDTLKVTGEGYSPEGHVQGGDRTTLDAMARIAALCNTAALVHDDKGWRVEGDPMEGALLAFAARAGRDPDQHPKPRASIPFDARYRYMAVLQGGQILLKGAPEQVIAHCAQQLGPDGAQTLDRSYWNDAALAIANDGQRVLALAQMAHDGDDLTHDTVAKGLVLVGLTGLIDPPREEAIAAVAECHSAGISVKMITGDHAGTAAAIGRQIGLTQTDTPLTGAEIDQMDDTTLEAAIRRTDIFARTSPEHKLRLVQALQARGAVVAMTGDGVNDAPALKRADAGIAMGKKGSEAAREASDFVLADDNFASIAEAVKQGRAVYANLKKVITFLLPVNGGESISLIIAVLFGLMLPITPLQILWVNMVSSVALAMSLAFERAEAGIMRQPPRAANAPIMSRFILWRVFLVSGLFAMGIFGQFGLAQAQGAGLDEARTMALNTLVAMEVFYLFSVRYRQGGSISWEGVKGTPAVLIAVALVVVLQAGFTYLPFMQALFDTVALSAWQIAQCTLAGVALLLVLELDKFAAQTWKKLGAG; encoded by the coding sequence ATGACCAGAGCACAGGAAAACACCAACATGCGCGATCACAGCACACCCTGGGCCACCCCCGCCGAAGACGTTCTGACCCAGCTTGACAGCCAGCCCGACGGGCTGGACGCGGATCAGATACGCCAGAAGCTGGAAACGCATGGCCCCAACAGGTTGCCGGATGCCCCCCGCCCCGGCCCGCTGATGCGCCTTGCGCGGCAGTTCAACAACCTGTTGATTCTGGTGCTGGTGGGCGCGGCCCTGATAACGGCAGCATTGGGCCACTGGATCGATACGGGCGTGATCATGGCAGTGGTCACCATCAACGCGGTCATCGGTTTCGTGCAGGAAGGCCGCGCCGAGGCCGCGCTGGACGCCTTGCGCGATATGCTGGCGCCCAAGGCAAATGTCATACGCGCGGGCAAGCGACAGGCCATTTCCGGCGCCGATCTGGTTCCGGGGGACATTGTTTTGCTGGAAGCGGGCGACAAAGTGCCCGCTGATCTGCGCTTGCTGGATGTGGCTGGCCTGTCGGTGGAAGAAGCCATTCTGACAGGGGAATCCGTGCCGGTGCGCAAATCCGTCACGCCTGTGGATGCAGCGGCCGATCTGGGGGACCGCAAGACCATGGCGTTCAGCGGGACCATGGTTGCCGAAGGCACCGGAACAGGGGTTGTCACCGCAACCGCCGATGGCACGGAAATCGGACGCATCAGCACGATGATGTCGCAGGTCCAGACCCTGAAGACCCCGCTGATCCGTCAGATGGAAGTGTTTGCCAAATATCTGACAGGGTTCGTCATGGCATTGTCGGCGGGCATATTGGCCTTCACCCTTGCCTTCCGCGACATGCCCTTTGCCGAAGCGTTCATGGTCGTTGTGGGCCTGTTTGTCGCCGCAATCCCCGAAGGTCTGCCCGCCGTGCTGACTGTGACACTGGCCATCGGCGTGCAGACCATGGCGCGGCGCAATGCCATTATCCGCCGCTTGCCAATTATCGAGACACTGGGCGCGGTATCGACGATCTGTTCAGACAAGACCGGCACGCTGACGCGAAATGAAATGATGGTGGCGTCGGTTGTCACCGCGACGGACACCCTAAAAGTCACCGGCGAGGGGTATTCCCCCGAAGGCCATGTTCAGGGCGGCGACCGCACCACGCTGGACGCCATGGCAAGGATCGCTGCATTGTGCAACACCGCCGCATTGGTGCACGATGACAAGGGCTGGCGCGTCGAGGGGGACCCGATGGAAGGCGCGCTGCTGGCCTTTGCTGCGCGGGCGGGGCGTGACCCTGACCAACACCCGAAGCCCCGCGCCAGCATTCCGTTCGATGCGCGCTATCGCTATATGGCGGTATTGCAGGGCGGACAGATCCTGCTGAAGGGCGCGCCCGAACAGGTGATTGCGCATTGTGCCCAGCAACTGGGACCGGACGGCGCGCAAACGCTGGATCGCAGCTACTGGAATGACGCGGCCCTTGCCATCGCCAATGACGGCCAGCGCGTTCTGGCACTGGCGCAAATGGCCCATGACGGGGATGATCTGACACATGACACGGTGGCGAAGGGGCTTGTTCTGGTGGGGCTTACAGGCCTGATCGACCCGCCGCGCGAAGAAGCGATTGCCGCCGTCGCCGAATGCCACAGCGCCGGTATTTCCGTCAAGATGATCACGGGCGACCATGCGGGCACTGCCGCAGCTATTGGCCGCCAGATCGGGCTGACACAGACCGACACCCCCCTGACCGGCGCGGAAATCGACCAGATGGATGATACCACACTGGAAGCTGCAATTCGCCGCACCGACATATTCGCGCGCACCAGCCCGGAACATAAATTGCGACTGGTGCAGGCCCTTCAGGCGCGCGGTGCAGTTGTGGCCATGACCGGCGACGGGGTGAATGATGCGCCCGCCCTGAAACGTGCCGATGCAGGTATCGCCATGGGTAAAAAAGGGTCCGAGGCCGCGCGCGAAGCATCCGATTTCGTGCTGGCGGATGACAATTTCGCCTCTATCGCGGAAGCGGTGAAACAGGGGCGCGCGGTCTATGCGAACCTGAAGAAGGTGATCACCTTCCTGCTGCCTGTAAACGGGGGAGAGTCGATTTCCCTGATCATAGCTGTGTTGTTCGGGCTGATGCTGCCCATCACGCCGCTGCAAATTCTGTGGGTCAATATGGTCAGTTCGGTGGCGCTGGCCATGTCGCTGGCCTTTGAACGCGCCGAGGCAGGCATTATGCGCCAGCCCCCGCGCGCGGCCAATGCGCCGATCATGTCACGCTTCATCCTGTGGCGCGTGTTTCTGGTGTCGGGCTTGTTTGCTATGGGCATCTTCGGCCAGTTCGGTCTGGCACAGGCGCAGGGCGCAGGTCTTGATGAAGCCCGCACCATGGCGCTGAACACGCTTGTCGCCATGGAAGTGTTCTACCTGTTTTCCGTGCGCTACCGGCAAGGGGGATCGATTTCATGGGAAGGGGTCAAGGGCACACCGGCTGTGCTGATCGCGGTCGCGCTGGTCGTGGTCCTGCAAGCTGGCTTCACCTATCTGCCCTTCATGCAGGCCCTGTTTGACACGGTCGCCCTTAGCGCATGGCAGATTGCGCAATGCACGCTGGCGGGTGTCGCATTGCTGTTGGTGCTGGAACTGGACAAATTCGCCGCGCAGACTTGGAAGAAACTGGGCGCGGGCTGA
- a CDS encoding YcgN family cysteine cluster protein — protein MSDELRPRFWDTVPLNKMTPQEWEALCDGCGRCCLNKLEDIDTEELVFTRVACRLFDDSTCRCGNYEIRKQIVPECVVLTPDTLNDIAYWMPATCAYRRLHEGRKLPQWHPLITGDANSVHAAGISMQDRTVSEAQIPLDDWEDHLLEDDA, from the coding sequence ATGAGTGATGAATTGCGCCCCCGTTTCTGGGACACTGTGCCCCTGAACAAGATGACCCCGCAAGAATGGGAAGCCCTGTGCGATGGCTGTGGCAGATGCTGCCTGAACAAGCTGGAAGATATTGACACAGAAGAGCTGGTTTTCACCCGCGTGGCCTGCCGCCTGTTTGACGACAGCACATGCCGGTGCGGCAATTACGAGATCCGCAAGCAAATCGTGCCGGAATGCGTTGTGCTGACACCAGATACCCTGAACGACATCGCATATTGGATGCCCGCAACCTGCGCCTACCGGCGGCTTCATGAGGGGCGCAAGCTGCCCCAATGGCACCCGCTGATCACGGGCGATGCAAATTCGGTGCATGCGGCAGGCATTTCCATGCAGGACCGCACTGTGTCAGAAGCCCAGATCCCGCTGGACGACTGGGAAGATCACCTGCTGGAAGATGATGCGTGA
- a CDS encoding FAD-binding oxidoreductase translates to MQAAFDALNALLGHKFTTGASDRALHGQSESHFADMPPDGVAYPETTADVAGIVAICAEHRMPVIGWGAGTSLEGHALAPQGGITVDFSRMNRVLHICADDMLAIVQPGVTREQLNEDLRATGLFFPVDPGANASIGGMASTRASGTTAVRYGTMRDNVLALEAVLADGRTLRTGTRAPKSSTGYDLTGLFVGAEGTLGLITELTLRLRGQPDAISAAVCAFDDMESATQTVILTIQSGIPMARIEFIDATFVRLFNAQNGTDMLEKPHLMVEFHGSPQSTREQAESFGEIVADMGGSAFQWADRPEDRNRLWKMRHNAYYTARAAWPNAHAITTDVCVPISKLAQAVRETADDIANSGLPGPILGHVGDGNFHALLLPDGDDPAQIAKAHALAHTMAERALRLGGTVSGEHGIGMGKLKYMDAEHGAGWDVMASVKAALDPQGIMNPGKLLRQT, encoded by the coding sequence ATGCAAGCCGCGTTTGATGCCCTGAATGCGCTGCTGGGCCACAAGTTTACCACTGGCGCGTCGGACAGGGCGCTGCACGGCCAATCGGAATCGCATTTCGCTGATATGCCGCCCGATGGCGTGGCCTATCCCGAAACCACCGCTGATGTCGCTGGCATTGTGGCCATCTGCGCCGAACACCGCATGCCGGTTATCGGCTGGGGCGCGGGCACGTCGCTGGAAGGGCATGCGCTGGCCCCGCAGGGCGGGATTACCGTTGATTTCAGCCGCATGAACCGTGTGCTGCACATCTGCGCCGACGACATGCTGGCCATTGTCCAGCCAGGTGTTACGCGCGAGCAACTGAACGAGGATTTGCGCGCAACGGGGCTGTTTTTCCCGGTGGACCCGGGTGCCAATGCCTCGATCGGGGGGATGGCGTCAACGCGGGCATCAGGCACGACCGCCGTGCGCTATGGCACGATGCGCGACAATGTTCTGGCACTGGAAGCGGTGCTGGCCGATGGCCGCACCCTGCGCACCGGCACCCGCGCGCCCAAATCCTCGACAGGGTATGATCTGACTGGGTTGTTTGTGGGCGCCGAAGGCACGCTTGGGCTGATCACCGAACTGACCTTGCGCCTGCGGGGCCAGCCGGACGCCATATCTGCGGCAGTCTGTGCATTCGACGACATGGAATCCGCGACGCAGACTGTTATTCTGACCATCCAGTCCGGCATTCCGATGGCGCGTATCGAATTCATCGACGCAACATTCGTGCGGCTGTTCAATGCGCAGAACGGCACCGATATGCTGGAAAAGCCGCATCTGATGGTGGAATTCCACGGCTCGCCCCAAAGCACCCGCGAACAGGCCGAAAGCTTTGGTGAAATTGTTGCTGATATGGGCGGCAGCGCCTTTCAATGGGCAGACCGGCCTGAGGACCGCAACCGCCTGTGGAAAATGCGCCACAACGCCTATTACACCGCGCGCGCGGCATGGCCCAATGCGCATGCGATCACCACGGATGTCTGTGTGCCGATTTCCAAACTGGCGCAGGCCGTCCGCGAAACCGCCGACGATATTGCAAATTCCGGCCTGCCGGGGCCAATTCTGGGCCATGTGGGCGACGGGAATTTTCACGCCCTGCTGCTGCCTGACGGTGATGATCCCGCGCAGATTGCCAAGGCGCATGCGCTGGCCCATACCATGGCCGAACGCGCGCTGCGGCTGGGTGGCACGGTCAGCGGGGAACATGGAATTGGCATGGGTAAACTGAAATACATGGACGCCGAACATGGTGCAGGCTGGGACGTGATGGCCAGTGTGAAAGCGGCACTGGACCCGCAAGGCATTATGAATCCCGGAAAATTGCTGCGCCAGACGTAA
- a CDS encoding DUF427 domain-containing protein: MMRHLKIYPAEGTWVVRANGAVIGESNAALELIQRDYPFVIYFPREDIAAAVLEPSDRTLICDDRGAGEFYHISSPEGLLQNAAYSLTAPSEAAAQVQGYLAFDAGKVTVERV; the protein is encoded by the coding sequence ATGATGCGGCATTTGAAGATATATCCCGCCGAAGGAACATGGGTGGTGCGCGCCAATGGGGCCGTGATCGGGGAAAGCAACGCGGCGCTGGAACTTATCCAGCGTGACTACCCTTTTGTCATCTATTTCCCACGCGAAGATATTGCCGCCGCGGTTCTGGAACCCTCGGACCGGACGCTGATCTGCGATGATCGCGGCGCGGGCGAATTCTACCATATTTCCAGCCCCGAAGGGCTGTTGCAAAATGCAGCCTACAGCCTGACTGCGCCAAGCGAAGCGGCGGCCCAGGTGCAGGGTTATCTGGCCTTTGACGCAGGAAAAGTCACTGTCGAACGGGTGTGA
- a CDS encoding aminopeptidase P family protein, whose translation MFQSYTATTRPDDGPPRLRALRSTLQNQGVDGFIIPRADAHQGEYVAACDERLAWLTGFTGSAGFCIVLPDRAGLFVDGRYRVQARLQCAPDFTPVNWPETKPAAWLQDALPAGGIVGFDPWLHTPDEIDALEQGLKGSGISLQRMENQIDALWTDRPARPAAPARAYPEDLAGADASAKRQRLGATLCAAGQRATILTQPDSICWLLNIRGGDLPRLPVMQGFAIVHDDGRVDLFAPPEKLDGVDLGSGVQIRPFEAFEPALRTLSGPVRLDKGSVPLRVLDILRDSNVPTSFMQDPCLLPKACKTQAELAGARAAHLRDGAAMVEFLCWLDAQAAELVANRDHVLTEIDIAQHLEACRHDTCALQDLSFDTIAGSGPNGAIVHYRVTEDSNRRLIPGDLMLVDSGGQYLDGTTDITRTIAIGPVGQLEAECFTRVLQGMIAISRARFPRGVAGGHLDALARYPLWLAGLDYDHGTGHGVGAFLSVHEGPQRLSRISQVPLAEGMILSNEPGYYREGAFGIRIENLVSVRMPPTPKGGDARDWLGFETLTLAPIDTRLVMTDMLSTDERAWLNRYHERVVTLLSPLVREHARSWLAAACSPV comes from the coding sequence ATGTTCCAAAGCTACACAGCCACCACCCGCCCGGATGATGGCCCGCCCCGCCTGCGCGCCTTGCGCAGCACCTTGCAAAATCAAGGCGTTGACGGGTTCATCATTCCGCGCGCCGACGCCCATCAGGGTGAATATGTGGCCGCATGTGATGAACGGCTGGCATGGCTGACGGGGTTCACCGGCTCGGCGGGGTTCTGCATTGTGCTGCCTGACCGCGCGGGTCTGTTTGTGGACGGGCGCTACCGTGTGCAGGCGCGGCTGCAATGCGCGCCTGATTTCACCCCCGTCAACTGGCCCGAAACCAAACCCGCCGCATGGCTGCAAGATGCCTTGCCAGCGGGCGGGATCGTGGGGTTTGATCCATGGCTGCACACCCCTGATGAAATCGACGCGTTGGAACAGGGGCTGAAGGGCAGTGGCATTTCCCTTCAGCGCATGGAAAACCAGATAGATGCGCTGTGGACCGACCGCCCCGCCCGGCCCGCTGCGCCCGCGCGCGCCTATCCCGAAGATCTGGCAGGCGCGGACGCATCCGCCAAGCGCCAACGCCTTGGCGCAACCCTTTGCGCCGCGGGCCAGCGCGCCACCATTCTGACGCAGCCTGACAGCATTTGCTGGCTTTTGAACATACGCGGCGGCGATCTGCCACGCCTGCCGGTGATGCAGGGATTTGCGATTGTCCATGATGATGGCCGCGTGGACCTGTTTGCGCCGCCCGAAAAACTGGATGGGGTGGATCTGGGCAGCGGTGTGCAAATTCGCCCCTTTGAAGCGTTTGAACCTGCGCTGCGCACGCTTTCGGGGCCAGTGCGTCTGGACAAGGGGTCTGTGCCGTTGCGGGTGCTGGATATACTGCGCGACAGCAATGTTCCCACCAGCTTCATGCAAGACCCCTGCCTGCTGCCCAAAGCGTGCAAGACGCAGGCCGAACTGGCAGGCGCGCGCGCGGCGCATCTGCGCGACGGGGCAGCAATGGTGGAATTCCTGTGCTGGCTGGATGCGCAGGCCGCCGAACTGGTTGCCAACCGCGACCATGTCCTGACCGAGATCGACATCGCGCAACATCTGGAAGCGTGCCGCCACGATACCTGCGCGCTGCAAGACCTGAGCTTTGATACAATCGCGGGGTCCGGCCCCAATGGCGCGATTGTGCATTACCGCGTGACCGAAGACAGCAATCGCCGCCTGATTCCCGGTGATCTGATGCTGGTGGATTCGGGCGGGCAATATCTGGACGGAACAACCGACATCACCCGCACAATCGCTATTGGCCCTGTGGGCCAGTTGGAAGCCGAATGTTTCACCCGCGTCCTGCAAGGCATGATCGCAATTTCGCGCGCGCGGTTTCCGCGTGGCGTGGCAGGCGGGCATCTGGACGCGCTTGCGCGCTATCCGCTTTGGCTGGCGGGGCTGGATTATGACCACGGCACCGGCCACGGCGTTGGCGCATTCCTGTCCGTGCATGAAGGGCCACAGCGCCTGTCACGCATTTCGCAAGTGCCGCTGGCCGAAGGGATGATCCTGTCCAACGAGCCGGGATATTACCGCGAAGGGGCTTTTGGCATACGGATCGAAAACCTTGTAAGCGTGCGTATGCCCCCCACCCCGAAAGGCGGCGATGCGCGCGACTGGCTGGGGTTTGAAACCCTGACACTCGCGCCGATTGACACACGCCTTGTGATGACCGACATGCTGAGCACGGACGAACGCGCGTGGCTGAACCGTTATCATGAACGGGTTGTCACGCTGCTGTCGCCACTGGTACGAGAGCACGCACGCAGTTGGCTGGCCGCAGCGTGCAGTCCTGTATAA
- a CDS encoding LacI family DNA-binding transcriptional regulator, translated as MTKIRNMEEFARLTGISRPTVSKYFNDPESVRKTTRDRIEQALAQYDYRPNIFAVNQNRKLTKNIGIVVPYLADPFFAEIARCIERRCIESGFWPILFSSHGDQALENDILDSLRSLKPAGALLAPLGRRSDRSSIEKFCKDVPTVLFDSYIEGVGEAFVGSDNAQFVDQIVEYLCRTGAPPCFFEMQPVNPNANKRRNAYVSVMERLGHAPNVVRVAGDGWEFEKVGYEGALKVIDSGQLTTNTVLCSNDRLAIGFLTACYERGLRVGHAADCALRVAGIDDHPFSRFTCPPLTTVAQDYEAVSNRSTRILFDLIERGRSGQARSETLFEGRLVMRASA; from the coding sequence ATGACCAAGATCAGAAATATGGAAGAATTCGCCCGCTTGACCGGCATTTCGCGGCCGACCGTGTCCAAGTATTTCAATGACCCCGAAAGTGTGCGCAAGACCACCCGCGACCGGATTGAACAGGCATTGGCGCAATATGACTACCGCCCCAATATTTTTGCGGTGAACCAGAACCGCAAGCTGACGAAGAATATCGGCATTGTCGTGCCCTATCTGGCGGACCCGTTCTTTGCCGAAATCGCGCGCTGCATTGAACGACGCTGCATCGAATCCGGCTTTTGGCCCATTTTGTTCAGTTCGCATGGCGATCAGGCATTGGAGAATGACATTCTGGACAGCCTGCGGTCGCTGAAACCGGCGGGGGCATTGCTGGCCCCGCTGGGGCGGCGGTCTGACAGGTCCAGCATCGAGAAATTCTGCAAGGACGTGCCCACAGTGCTGTTCGACAGCTATATCGAAGGCGTGGGAGAGGCTTTTGTCGGGTCTGATAACGCGCAATTCGTGGACCAGATTGTGGAATATCTGTGCCGCACTGGTGCGCCGCCATGCTTTTTCGAAATGCAGCCGGTGAACCCAAACGCGAACAAACGCCGCAACGCCTATGTTTCGGTGATGGAACGCCTTGGGCATGCGCCGAATGTGGTGCGTGTCGCAGGGGACGGGTGGGAGTTTGAAAAGGTCGGCTATGAAGGCGCGCTGAAGGTGATCGACAGCGGGCAATTAACCACGAATACAGTGCTGTGCAGCAATGACCGCCTTGCCATCGGGTTTCTGACCGCGTGCTATGAACGTGGCTTGCGGGTGGGACATGCGGCGGATTGCGCGCTGCGTGTGGCGGGCATTGATGACCACCCGTTCTCGCGGTTCACCTGTCCGCCGCTGACAACCGTGGCGCAGGATTATGAAGCTGTGTCCAATCGCAGCACCCGAATTCTGTTTGATCTGATTGAACGTGGCCGCTCCGGGCAGGCCCGGTCCGAAACCTTGTTTGAAGGGCGGTTGGTGATGCGGGCATCAGCATAA
- a CDS encoding sugar ABC transporter substrate-binding protein produces the protein MSIRTSLGIASALAIATATAGHAQDLSGTVTIATVNNGDMIRMQGLTADFNAQYPDITLEWVTLEENVLRQRVTQDIATRGGQFDVMTIGTYEVPIWGENGWLVSLNDLPDAWDADDLLPAIRDGLTVDGELYAAPFYGESSMVMYRTDLMEAAGLEMPEAPTWEFIREAASAMTTDNTYGICLRGKAGWGENMAFLSAMANSFGARWFDEDWNAQFDSEEWANTLNFYMGMMGEYGPPGAANNGFNENLSLFQQGRCGMWIDATVAASFVTNPDDSTVADQVGFALAPDNGLGKRGNWLWAWSLAVPAGSQQTDAAKAFIAWATSKEYTALVAENEGWANVPPGTRTSLYENADYLEAAGFAEMTLRSINSADPTQPTVDPVPYTGVQFVAIPEFAGFATEVGQEFANALAGQQSVEVALERAQALTTDAMESAGY, from the coding sequence ATGTCTATCAGAACGTCACTCGGTATCGCGAGTGCGCTGGCCATTGCTACGGCGACGGCAGGGCATGCACAGGATTTGTCCGGCACCGTGACCATCGCCACCGTCAATAATGGTGACATGATCCGCATGCAGGGCCTGACCGCCGATTTTAACGCGCAATATCCCGACATCACCCTTGAATGGGTCACACTGGAAGAAAACGTGCTGCGCCAGCGTGTCACACAAGACATCGCCACCCGTGGCGGCCAGTTCGATGTCATGACCATCGGCACCTATGAAGTGCCCATCTGGGGTGAAAATGGCTGGCTGGTATCGCTGAACGACCTGCCTGACGCATGGGATGCAGATGATCTGTTGCCTGCCATCCGTGACGGCCTGACGGTAGACGGCGAACTATATGCCGCGCCGTTTTATGGCGAAAGTTCTATGGTGATGTATCGCACCGACCTGATGGAGGCTGCCGGTCTGGAAATGCCCGAAGCGCCGACATGGGAGTTCATCCGTGAAGCGGCGAGCGCCATGACCACTGACAACACCTATGGCATTTGCCTGCGCGGCAAGGCGGGCTGGGGCGAGAATATGGCCTTCTTGTCGGCCATGGCCAACAGCTTTGGCGCGCGCTGGTTCGATGAAGACTGGAACGCGCAGTTCGACAGCGAAGAATGGGCCAATACGCTGAATTTCTACATGGGTATGATGGGCGAATATGGCCCCCCCGGTGCGGCAAATAACGGGTTCAATGAAAACCTGTCGCTGTTCCAGCAGGGCCGTTGCGGCATGTGGATTGACGCAACCGTTGCCGCCAGTTTTGTGACCAACCCTGATGATTCCACTGTGGCTGATCAGGTTGGCTTTGCACTGGCCCCCGATAACGGGCTTGGCAAGCGGGGCAACTGGCTTTGGGCATGGTCGCTGGCCGTTCCTGCCGGTTCGCAGCAAACGGATGCGGCAAAGGCGTTCATCGCATGGGCCACCAGCAAGGAGTACACCGCCCTTGTTGCCGAAAACGAAGGCTGGGCCAATGTGCCGCCGGGAACGCGCACCTCTCTTTATGAGAATGCGGACTATCTGGAAGCGGCCGGTTTCGCGGAAATGACCCTGCGTTCGATCAATTCGGCGGACCCGACGCAGCCGACGGTTGATCCTGTTCCCTACACCGGCGTTCAGTTTGTGGCCATTCCCGAATTTGCCGGTTTCGCAACCGAAGTCGGTCAGGAATTCGCCAATGCGCTGGCTGGCCAGCAATCGGTCGAAGTTGCGCTGGAACGTGCGCAAGCGCTGACCACTGACGCGATGGAATCGGCAGGTTACTGA
- a CDS encoding carbohydrate ABC transporter permease gives MATKASRTAARLMLAPAVILLLGWMMVPLTMTVIFSFKRYLPMRGGDLGWVGFENYVRFVNSSAFWPAVQSTLMIVGGVLLITIVLGVLLAILLDQPMWGQGIVRILVIAPFFVMPTVSALVWKNMFMDPVNGLFAHLWRFFGATPVSWLSEASMPSIILIVSWQWLPFATLILLTAIQSLDSEQLEAAEMDGASPLSRFIYITLPHLARAITIVVLIQTIFLLAIFAEIFVTTQGAFGTRTLTYLIFQRVLESQNVGLGSAGGVYAIILANILALFLMRIVGKNLDR, from the coding sequence ATGGCAACCAAGGCTTCCAGAACCGCCGCGCGCCTGATGCTGGCCCCCGCAGTCATTCTGCTTCTGGGCTGGATGATGGTCCCGCTGACGATGACAGTGATTTTTTCCTTCAAGCGCTATTTGCCCATGCGCGGCGGCGATCTGGGCTGGGTGGGGTTTGAAAACTATGTCCGGTTTGTAAATTCCAGCGCGTTCTGGCCTGCCGTTCAGTCCACATTGATGATCGTGGGCGGGGTGTTGCTGATTACGATCGTGCTGGGCGTGTTGCTGGCGATTTTGCTGGACCAGCCGATGTGGGGGCAGGGGATTGTCCGCATTCTGGTGATTGCGCCGTTTTTCGTGATGCCCACAGTGTCCGCGCTGGTGTGGAAAAACATGTTCATGGACCCAGTGAACGGGTTGTTTGCGCATTTATGGCGGTTTTTCGGGGCAACGCCGGTTTCATGGTTGTCCGAGGCATCTATGCCGTCGATCATTCTGATCGTGTCATGGCAATGGCTGCCATTTGCGACGTTGATCCTGCTGACGGCCATTCAGTCGCTGGACAGTGAACAGCTGGAAGCCGCCGAAATGGACGGGGCATCGCCGCTGTCGCGGTTTATCTATATCACCCTGCCGCATCTGGCGCGCGCCATTACGATTGTCGTGCTGATTCAGACGATTTTCCTGCTTGCCATCTTCGCCGAGATATTCGTGACCACCCAAGGCGCATTCGGCACCCGCACACTGACCTATCTGATCTTCCAGCGTGTTCTGGAAAGCCAGAATGTGGGGCTGGGTTCCGCAGGCGGCGTCTATGCAATTATTCTGGCCAACATCCTTGCGCTGTTTCTGATGCGCATTGTTGGCAAAAATCTGGACAGGTGA
- a CDS encoding carbohydrate ABC transporter permease, producing MARAATTQRKIINTAFAWMVGLLIFFPIMWTILTSFKTEATAIADPPVWFFFDWTLDNYRVVQERSDYSRFLWNSIIIAGGSTFLGMLIAIPAAWSMAFVPSKRTKDILLWMLSTKMLPAVGVLYPIYLIFIKFGLLDTRIGLTIVLMFINLPIMVWMLYTYFKEIPGEILEAARMDGAGLREEILYVLTPMAIPGIASTVLLNVILAWNEAFWTLNLTAAKAAPLTAFIASYSSPEGLFYAKLSAASTMAIAPILILGWFSQKQLVRGLTFGAVK from the coding sequence ATGGCCCGCGCCGCCACAACCCAACGCAAGATCATCAATACCGCATTTGCATGGATGGTGGGTCTGCTGATCTTCTTTCCGATCATGTGGACCATTCTGACCAGCTTCAAGACTGAAGCCACCGCCATTGCCGACCCGCCCGTGTGGTTCTTCTTCGACTGGACGCTGGACAATTACCGTGTCGTGCAGGAACGGTCGGATTACAGCCGTTTCCTGTGGAATTCGATCATCATCGCGGGCGGGTCCACCTTTCTGGGCATGCTGATCGCCATTCCTGCGGCGTGGTCCATGGCCTTTGTGCCGTCCAAGCGGACCAAGGACATTTTGTTGTGGATGCTGTCCACAAAAATGCTGCCCGCGGTGGGGGTGCTGTATCCGATCTATCTGATTTTCATCAAGTTCGGGCTTCTGGACACGCGCATCGGGCTGACCATCGTTTTGATGTTCATCAACCTGCCGATCATGGTGTGGATGCTGTATACCTATTTCAAGGAAATCCCCGGTGAAATCCTTGAAGCGGCGCGTATGGACGGGGCGGGGCTGCGCGAAGAAATCCTGTATGTGCTGACACCGATGGCCATACCGGGCATTGCGTCCACGGTGTTGCTGAATGTGATTCTGGCCTGGAACGAAGCGTTCTGGACCCTGAACCTGACCGCTGCCAAGGCCGCCCCCCTGACTGCCTTCATTGCCAGCTATTCCAGCCCGGAAGGGTTGTTTTACGCCAAACTTTCGGCGGCATCGACCATGGCCATTGCGCCGATCCTGATCCTTGGCTGGTTCAGCCAGAAGCAACTTGTGCGCGGCCTGACGTTTGGCGCGGTGAAATAA